In Primulina eburnea isolate SZY01 chromosome 5, ASM2296580v1, whole genome shotgun sequence, a single window of DNA contains:
- the LOC140833022 gene encoding nudix hydrolase 23, chloroplastic isoform X2: MLKAIQILGSSSSGCFSLSHRLKKPPHSNCGVSFISRKPTKTTLFSFSQLSETNFLSFQIRKGRNFRAFQMSHIRSESSPDGVSSSASLVLQSTGSNRKINFCQSCGGPTKHEIPDGEEKMRAICTLCGKIAYENPKMVVGCLIEHENKILLCKRKIHPSYGLWTLPAGYMEIGESAAEGAIRETWEEANAEVEVLSPFAQLDIPLIGQYIEDRKVGRMGFHYGIINKRPGTSPSDIHAYTLHHHLRS, from the exons ATGCTTAAAGCAATACAGATTCTTGGTTCATCTtcttccggatgtttttcccttTCCCACAGGTTGAAGAAGCCCCCACATTCGAATTGTGGCGTCTCTTTCATTTCAAGAAAACCCACGAAAACcactcttttttcattttcacaACTGTCGGAAACGAATTTCTTGTCTTTTCAAATTCGCAAAGGTCGCAACTTTAGAGCTTTCCAGATGTCCCACATACGTTCTGAGTCAAGTCCGGATGGAGTTTCATCTTCTGCATCTCTTGTGCTTCAGTCAACT GGCAGTAATAGGAAGATTAATTTCTGCCAGTCATGTGGTGGCCCAACAAAGCACGAGATACCTGATGGAGAGGAGAAGATGAGAGCCATTTGCACTCTGTGTGGAAAGATTGCTTATGAGAACCCGAAAATG GTTGTGGGTTGCCTCATTGAGCATGAAAACAAAATACTATTATGCAAGCGAAAGATCCATCCATCATATGGTCTTTG GACTCTTCCAGCTGGTTACATGGAAATCGGGGAGTCTGCAGCGGAAGGAGCAATTAGGGAAACGTGGGAAGAGGCAAATGCTGAAGTAGAAGTTTTATCACCATTTGCTCAGTTGGATATACCTCTTATTGGCCAA TATATTGAAGATAGAAAAGTTGGAAGAATGGGGTTTCACTATGGCATTATTAACAAGAG GCCTGGGACAAGTCCTTCAGATATACATGCCTACACTCTCCATCACCATTTGCGATCTTGA
- the LOC140833022 gene encoding nudix hydrolase 23, chloroplastic isoform X1, whose product MLKAIQILGSSSSGCFSLSHRLKKPPHSNCGVSFISRKPTKTTLFSFSQLSETNFLSFQIRKGRNFRAFQMSHIRSESSPDGVSSSASLVLQSTGSNRKINFCQSCGGPTKHEIPDGEEKMRAICTLCGKIAYENPKMVVGCLIEHENKILLCKRKIHPSYGLWTLPAGYMEIGESAAEGAIRETWEEANAEVEVLSPFAQLDIPLIGQTYIIFLAKLKRPSFSPGPESSECQLFTIEDIPFDSLSFSSMLVTLKLYIEDRKVGRMGFHYGIINKRPGTSPSDIHAYTLHHHLRS is encoded by the exons ATGCTTAAAGCAATACAGATTCTTGGTTCATCTtcttccggatgtttttcccttTCCCACAGGTTGAAGAAGCCCCCACATTCGAATTGTGGCGTCTCTTTCATTTCAAGAAAACCCACGAAAACcactcttttttcattttcacaACTGTCGGAAACGAATTTCTTGTCTTTTCAAATTCGCAAAGGTCGCAACTTTAGAGCTTTCCAGATGTCCCACATACGTTCTGAGTCAAGTCCGGATGGAGTTTCATCTTCTGCATCTCTTGTGCTTCAGTCAACT GGCAGTAATAGGAAGATTAATTTCTGCCAGTCATGTGGTGGCCCAACAAAGCACGAGATACCTGATGGAGAGGAGAAGATGAGAGCCATTTGCACTCTGTGTGGAAAGATTGCTTATGAGAACCCGAAAATG GTTGTGGGTTGCCTCATTGAGCATGAAAACAAAATACTATTATGCAAGCGAAAGATCCATCCATCATATGGTCTTTG GACTCTTCCAGCTGGTTACATGGAAATCGGGGAGTCTGCAGCGGAAGGAGCAATTAGGGAAACGTGGGAAGAGGCAAATGCTGAAGTAGAAGTTTTATCACCATTTGCTCAGTTGGATATACCTCTTATTGGCCAA ACTTACATTATTTTTTTAGCCAAGTTGAAGAGACCTAGCTTTTCACCGGGTCCAGAATCATCAGAATGTCAACTATTCACGATTGAGGATATTCCTTTTGATTCTTTGTCATTCTCATCTATGCTGGTCACTTTAAAATTG TATATTGAAGATAGAAAAGTTGGAAGAATGGGGTTTCACTATGGCATTATTAACAAGAG GCCTGGGACAAGTCCTTCAGATATACATGCCTACACTCTCCATCACCATTTGCGATCTTGA